One Candidatus Binataceae bacterium genomic window, AGACCACGCAGATCCGGAGCTACCATCGCAAAACGATCCGCAAGCAAGGGGATCAAGCGGCGCCACTCGTACCAGGTCTGCGGCCATCCGTGCAGCAGCACCATTGGAGTGCCGCGGCCGGCGGTGACGTAGTGCAGGCGAAGACCTTTGAGGTTTGCGTAGTGATGTTCGAACTGGAAGTCGCCCATGCTGATCGCTCCTGGAGAGCCGCTGCGATTCTAGGGCATGGGGAGACACACCGAAAGAAGCTCATTGGGCGCTGAACATTTTCATTACCTCGGGATGCGGGATCGGAGGGTTTGAGGTGAACGCATCGTAGGTGCCGGTGGTAAGGAGCTCCTGGGCGATTTTCCTTGCTAATGACAGGGCGGCAAATGCAGCGGCGCCACCGATGCTGAGGCGCGCGACTCCGAGACCCTGGAGCTCTGGCGCGGGAGGCAGACCAGGGGCGAGCATCACGTTCAGCGGCAAGGGAGACTCCTTTGCTATGCGCCTGATGGTTGCCGAGTCCGTCACTCCAGGGACAAAAGCACCGTCCGCGCCCGCGGTGGCGTAGGTTTTGATGCGGCGGATGGTTTCATCGAAACGGCCGTCTTCTGCGCCCAGGCGGCGCAGATACACATCGGTGCGGGCATTGACAAAAAATCGGAGGCCGATTCTATTCGCCAACTCGCGGACACCCTTGATTTTGTCAGCGAGGACAACCGGCGGCTCCGTCGCGTCCTCGATGTTCATGCCGATCGCGCCCGCGTCGACGACGGCGCGCACGGTTTCACAGACGTCGGCCGCGGTGCTTCCATAGCCGGTTTCGAGGTCAACGGTGAGCGGAACGTTGACCACGCGCGTGACGCGACGGACTGCATCGAAGAGACGGTCGCGCGTGATGTGCTGGCCATCGGGGTAGCCGTTTGCGGCGGCGAGTCCGGAGCTGGTGGTGGCAACGGCGGGGGCGCCTGCGAGTTCGAAGACTCGGGCACTGGCAGCGTCCCAGCAATTGAGGAGAACGAGAATTTTGCTCGCATGATGAAGTTGCTGGAATGCTTGGGCTTTTGCGATTTGGGATTGGTTCATGGTTCGGCTCCTGGTTCCTTAATTCGGTGGTCATGGTCAATCGATGAGAACCCCGGTGAAACGCGGATGTGAGAACGGGAAGATTCTTAAATGCCTAGAGGACGCTCTGCCAAGAAATTCGGCTCAGCGGCTCGCCTGGTTCGGCCGCTCGTACCGTAAACACCGGGGGTCATCTGGGCTAGGAGGCGGGGGCGAGAACGCCACCGCAGTTTGGACAGGTTTGATTCATGGCGCTCGCGCAGTCTGGGCAGAAAGTGCACTGGAACGAGCAGACGTGCGCGTCTGAGCGGACCGGTAGAGGTTTGCCACACTTCTCGCAGCTTTCTTTTGCGGTGGTCATCAGGCGCAGTAGTCCGCCATTCTCTTCCTCGCGGGTGGCGGCCTTGAGGAGAGCTTCGCGAGCTTTGAAGTTCTGCTCGTGGGCAGCCCACGCACGATAGAGTCCGGCACCGGTCGATTCCAGCCGGCCGAGCAGGGCCATTTGCTCGTGGCGAGAGAGGCCCGCGAACAGTGACGCCATGACCTGTTCCGGCGAGGTGTCGAGTTTGCCCAATGGTCGTTCCCCTTTCGCTACGATCTTGCTTCGAGCACCATCTGTGTCTGCGTGACAATCGCAAGCAGGCGTCCATCCGCAGCAGTGACCCGCGTCTGCCACACCATGGTGCGCCGACCGCGATGAATCGCGGCGCATTCCGCTCTCACGGTGGTTCCCACCGGAGCAGGAGCGAGAAAATTGGTTTTGGACTCGATGGTAGTGGTGCCCTGCCCGTCTTTCAGATTGACGAGAGTCGCGTACGCGCCGAGCGTGTCCGCCAGCGCCATGAGTGCGCCGCCATGCAACACCTCGGGGTTGGTGCACAACTCCTTGCGCACCAGCAATTCCGCGGTCACCCGCTCGGGTGACGCGCCAAGGAACTTGACGCCGAGTAGTTCAGAGAAGGGCAGCGGATTGTTCTGGATACTGGTCAACTCATCCATCGCATAAGCTCCAGTTTACATAGCCTGACAAAGGTGAAGCATTGGCGGCAACCGGCTCTCTTACGTGCGAGGTAATCATTAGTATCCGGTTCAGCCGCTCTTAAGCGCCTTTCGCACCGGATGATCGGGCGGCAGGGTGCAGAGGCCGTCGCTCTCGATCTTCAGTGCGCAATTGAAGCGCGCGCGGAAATTCTCGAGCGCGATTGCCTGAGTCAATTCGACCACCTGCTCATCGCTGAACTGCGCGCGGACCTCGGCGAACACCTCATCGGAAACCTCCGCAGGCGTACGGGTCATTCCCTCGGCATAGCGCAACAGCGCTTTTTCCCGCCGATCGAAGCTCAGACTCGTCTCGAAATCAGCGAGCGCTTCGAGCTGCTGGTCGGTGATGCCCGCGTCTCTGCCCACGGCAGAGTTAATGTCGACTCAGAAAGGACATCCGATCATCTGCGCGGTGCGCACGAAAGCGAGCGTCTTGAGGCGGCCGTCCACCACGGTGGATGCGGCAACCGCCTGATTCAGCCGACCTGAGGCCAGAAAAATCTCCGGACGATGCGCCATCACCAGATTGGGCGTGATGACTCGGCCAAACAACTCGATGCTTTTCTGGAAGGCCGCTCTTACACTGTCCGGTGCGAGCTCAGGATCGATTCCTTTGATTCGCATGATTTCAACCACCCTGAAGTCTGCCTTTCCAATTGATACACCGATGCGCAGGATGAGTGGACCGTTAACCTTAGCTCCCTCCTGCCGTTGGGAGAGAATCTGGTCGAAAGGCTCCCGCCGCAAGCTTACCAGGTGTCGATGCAGGGTCGCTTTTTACCGCTGCGGGGTGGGGGCGGCGGCGCTGATTGCAGAGCCGTCATGATCCACTTGCGCGACTCGAGCGGATCGATGACGTCATCGATTTCGAAGGTCGAGGCAGTGTTGACCGCCTTACCGTGCTTGTACATCCGATCGACCATCTCGTCGAACAGCGCCTTGCGCTGGTCGGGATCCTCGACCGCGGCGAGTTCCTTGCGATAACCGAGTTTGACCGCGCCCTCGAGCCCCATACCGCCGAATTCTCCGGTCGGCCACGCGACCGTGAACAAGGGCGCCTTGAAGCTGCCGCCCGCCATGGCCTGGGCGCCGAGTCCGTAACCCTTGCGCAGCACGATGGTGAAAAACGGGACCGTCAGGCTCGCACCGACAACGAACATTCGCGAGGCGTGGCGCACCAAACCGGTTTTTTCGATTTCCGGTCCGACCATGATTCCGGGCGTGTCGCACAGGAACAGAATCGGGATGTCGTAGGCATCGCAGAGCTGCATGAAGCGCGCCGCCTTGTCGGCGCCGTTGCTTTCGATCGCGCCGGCGAGATAGGTGGGGTTGTTCGCGATTACGCCGAGCGGCCGTCCCTCGATTCTGACCAGCGCGGTGACCATCCCGTGCCCGAAGTGACGCCGGACCTCGAGAACCGAGCCGGTGTCGGCCAGCGTCTCGATCACTTTGCGGACGTCGTAGATGCGAAGGCGATTCTCCGGAATGAGTCCGCGGAGCAGTCTTTGATCGGCGCAGCTCCAGCCCTCGATCGATCCTTGGAAATAAGAGAGATACTTGCGCGCGACCTGAACCGCTTCGCGCTCGTTCTCGACCGGAAGGTCGATGACCCCGTTCCGGACCTGCACCTCGACGGGACCGACTTCCTCGGGACGGAAGATGCCGAGCCCTCCGCCCTCGATCATCGCGGGACCGCCCATCCCGATATTGGAATTGCGCGTTGCGATCACCACGTCGCAGCATCCGAGGATCGCCGCATTTCCCGCGAAACATCTGCCGGAGTTGATGCCGACCATAGGGACCAGTCCACTGAGCTTGCCCCAATAAGCAAACGCCATGCAGTCGAGCCCGGCCACCCCGACGCCATCGGTATCGCCGGGGCGGCCGCCCCCGCCTTCTGTGAAGAAGACCACCGGGAGCCGCGATTTCATCGCGATTTCGAACATTCGATCTTTCTTGCGATGGTTCTGCTGACCCTGAGTTCCCGCGAGCACCGTATAGTCGTAGGACATCACGATGCATTGCGCGCGCGAGTCTTCGAACAGGTCCCCATTGATACGTCCGATGCCCGCGAGCATCCCGTCAGCGGGCGTGTTCTTGACCAGGTCCTCGACGGTTCGGCGCCGGCGTTGGGCCGCGATAACGATTGGGCCATATTCGACGAAGGTTCCGGAGTCGCACAGGTCGGTGACGTTCTCGCGAGCGGTGCGCTGGTCGGTCTTGCGCCGGCGCGCGACCGCGTCGGGCCGCGACTCATCCATGCCGAGGAGATGCCGCTCGTGCACTTCTGACAAGTCGGCACGGATGTGATCGAGGTCGATTTGCTTCTGCTCTGCCGCCGCGGAGACCTGAACCTCCGCTTCCTCGATGAGTGCGAGCGGGTGACCTTCGAAGATGGCATCGCCGACCGCGACCAAAATCTGGCGCACCGCACCACTGACCTCAGCTCGAATCACATGCTCCATCTTCATCGCTTCCATGACGAACAGCTGCTGCTCCCTGTGCACGAGATCGCCCTCCATGACATCGATGGAAACGATGGTCCCCTGCATCGGTGCCGAGATCGCGACCATCCCCGCCGGGACCGCGATGTCGTTGCGGGGAGCGGCGGCGAGCGGAGCATCCTGCCCGACTACGGCGGTTTCGCCCGACTTACCGTGATGGAGCACGGCGAGCGGATCGCGGGTATCGATTCTGGCACCCGCGAGCCGCGGAGCGGCGCCGCGTTCGAAGAATAGGCGGCGATGAACAGAACCCGACGTGCCGTTCAGTTGCGCGATGTGATCGTCGATGAACCGTGTGTACAGACGGTTCGCCGCAAAATCCGGATGACTGAGCAAGCTCTGCAGGAAGCCCAGGCTGGTGGATACCCCTTCGACCTTAAACTCGCAGAGTGCACGATAGGCTCGCTTCACCACGTCGGAAAAATCGGGCGATGGCGAATGGGCGATCAGCTTCGCGAGCAAAGAATCGAAGTTCGAATTGGTCGTGTAGCCGACATAGGCGAAGGTATCGACGCGAAGGCCGGGACCCGAAGGCGGCTCGAATGCAGTGAGCGTTCCGCCGGAGGGCTTGGCGGTCCCGTCGGGTCGCATCGATTCCATGTTGATGCGCGTCTGAATTGCAAATCCGCGCGGCTTGGGGACGTTTTTCTGCTCCAGGCCAAGCTGCGCTAGAGATTTTCCGGCCGCAAGCTGAAACTGCGATTGCACAAGGTCGACGCCCGTGACTTGCTCGGTTACCGTGTGTTCTACCTGCAGGCGCGCATTGGCTTCGATGAAGGCGAAGGATCCACCGCCGTCGACGGTCGCATCGATCAGAAACTCGAAGGTACCAAGATTGTTGTAGTGACCTTCCTTGGCAAGCTTCAGCGCGGCAGAGATGATTTCATCGCGCAGCATGGGAGCGAGGCTCGGGCTTGGCGCGATTTCGACGATCTTCTGGTTCTGACGCTGCACGCTGCATTCGCGCTCCCAGAGGTGGCTCACGTGACCGGCGTTGTCACCCAGAATCTGAACCTCGATATGGCGCGCACGCGGCATCAGCTGCTCGACGTAGACATCTCCAATGCCGAATGCCGCGCGTGCCTCGGACTGGCAGCGTTTGAAAGCCTCGTCGATATCTTCGGCGCGATGAACCGCGCGGATGCCGCGGCCCCCGCCACCGGCAACCGCCTTGATCATGATGGACGCGTCCGGGCCGAGTGACCCGAAAAAGGTCTTGGCCTCGCTGAGGGTTGTCGCGCCCGCGGTACCGCGCAGCAGCGGAATGCCCGCGTGGTCGGCGAGGGTGCGCGCCCGGACTTTGTCACCGAACAGGTCGAGGACTTCGGGGCGCGGACCGATGAAAGTGATTCCGGCTTCGGAGCATCGACGTGCGAAGGCGCCATTCTCGCTCAGAAATCCGTAGCCAGGATGGATCGCGTCGCATTTGGCGGCCTGAGCGACCGCGATTAGCTGCTCGATATCAAGGTAAGCCGCGGCACCTTTGCCCCGCAGCGCGCGCGCATCATCGGCCTTTCGCGTGTGCAGTGATTGAGCATCATCCTCTGAAAAAACCGCGACAGTGGAAATGCCCAGTTCTGCTGCGGCGCGCATGACACGAATCGCAATTTCGCCACGATTGGCGACCAGCAGGTTCTTCGAAAGCATGAATTAGGCTTACTCTCCCCTTAGCGAACGCATCGAACGGCAAATGTCTTCACCTGATCTATCAGATAAAAGCAAAGTCTTGTGGCATTGTGGAAGTGCAGTGAGGGGCTCCCAACCCCACGCCGAATAGGAGAGCGGCTGGAAGTGCGACTCAACCAG contains:
- a CDS encoding isocitrate lyase/phosphoenolpyruvate mutase family protein, producing MNQSQIAKAQAFQQLHHASKILVLLNCWDAASARVFELAGAPAVATTSSGLAAANGYPDGQHITRDRLFDAVRRVTRVVNVPLTVDLETGYGSTAADVCETVRAVVDAGAIGMNIEDATEPPVVLADKIKGVRELANRIGLRFFVNARTDVYLRRLGAEDGRFDETIRRIKTYATAGADGAFVPGVTDSATIRRIAKESPLPLNVMLAPGLPPAPELQGLGVARLSIGGAAAFAALSLARKIAQELLTTGTYDAFTSNPPIPHPEVMKMFSAQ
- a CDS encoding DUF1272 domain-containing protein; its protein translation is MGKLDTSPEQVMASLFAGLSRHEQMALLGRLESTGAGLYRAWAAHEQNFKAREALLKAATREEENGGLLRLMTTAKESCEKCGKPLPVRSDAHVCSFQCTFCPDCASAMNQTCPNCGGVLAPAS
- a CDS encoding PaaI family thioesterase — its product is MDELTSIQNNPLPFSELLGVKFLGASPERVTAELLVRKELCTNPEVLHGGALMALADTLGAYATLVNLKDGQGTTTIESKTNFLAPAPVGTTVRAECAAIHRGRRTMVWQTRVTAADGRLLAIVTQTQMVLEARS
- a CDS encoding carboxyl transferase domain-containing protein — its product is MLSKNLLVANRGEIAIRVMRAAAELGISTVAVFSEDDAQSLHTRKADDARALRGKGAAAYLDIEQLIAVAQAAKCDAIHPGYGFLSENGAFARRCSEAGITFIGPRPEVLDLFGDKVRARTLADHAGIPLLRGTAGATTLSEAKTFFGSLGPDASIMIKAVAGGGGRGIRAVHRAEDIDEAFKRCQSEARAAFGIGDVYVEQLMPRARHIEVQILGDNAGHVSHLWERECSVQRQNQKIVEIAPSPSLAPMLRDEIISAALKLAKEGHYNNLGTFEFLIDATVDGGGSFAFIEANARLQVEHTVTEQVTGVDLVQSQFQLAAGKSLAQLGLEQKNVPKPRGFAIQTRINMESMRPDGTAKPSGGTLTAFEPPSGPGLRVDTFAYVGYTTNSNFDSLLAKLIAHSPSPDFSDVVKRAYRALCEFKVEGVSTSLGFLQSLLSHPDFAANRLYTRFIDDHIAQLNGTSGSVHRRLFFERGAAPRLAGARIDTRDPLAVLHHGKSGETAVVGQDAPLAAAPRNDIAVPAGMVAISAPMQGTIVSIDVMEGDLVHREQQLFVMEAMKMEHVIRAEVSGAVRQILVAVGDAIFEGHPLALIEEAEVQVSAAAEQKQIDLDHIRADLSEVHERHLLGMDESRPDAVARRRKTDQRTARENVTDLCDSGTFVEYGPIVIAAQRRRRTVEDLVKNTPADGMLAGIGRINGDLFEDSRAQCIVMSYDYTVLAGTQGQQNHRKKDRMFEIAMKSRLPVVFFTEGGGGRPGDTDGVGVAGLDCMAFAYWGKLSGLVPMVGINSGRCFAGNAAILGCCDVVIATRNSNIGMGGPAMIEGGGLGIFRPEEVGPVEVQVRNGVIDLPVENEREAVQVARKYLSYFQGSIEGWSCADQRLLRGLIPENRLRIYDVRKVIETLADTGSVLEVRRHFGHGMVTALVRIEGRPLGVIANNPTYLAGAIESNGADKAARFMQLCDAYDIPILFLCDTPGIMVGPEIEKTGLVRHASRMFVVGASLTVPFFTIVLRKGYGLGAQAMAGGSFKAPLFTVAWPTGEFGGMGLEGAVKLGYRKELAAVEDPDQRKALFDEMVDRMYKHGKAVNTASTFEIDDVIDPLESRKWIMTALQSAPPPPPRSGKKRPCIDTW